Proteins encoded together in one Rhinopithecus roxellana isolate Shanxi Qingling chromosome 3, ASM756505v1, whole genome shotgun sequence window:
- the LOC104659787 gene encoding LOW QUALITY PROTEIN: uncharacterized protein LOC104659787 (The sequence of the model RefSeq protein was modified relative to this genomic sequence to represent the inferred CDS: substituted 3 bases at 3 genomic stop codons) has product MXRXGATADPKTGHRKWCSLETVSKNCEDESGAPTSPSLLQEDDSGPLSSQQQATSSRDKKPLSSLHLSHRAQVALEYLPFFCTYGYLLAEEGLVLQPETPLQEDSELLSGFFPYYRSEEESLPSTALPGWSHRGSQDAPTEKEAQAGCFCRTTVRNECSVSAEFAHDSDQDAPLSRNHGLYASGFVHYYRTPEEGLHTSLGPPASPSGSXGPSGAAQGWCSHTAGMLELAAAEATGEQAPSTH; this is encoded by the exons ATGTAACGATGAGGTGCTACTGCTGACCCCAAAACAGGACACCGGAAGTGGTGCTCACTAGAGACTGTGAGT AAGAACTGTGAGGATGAATCTGGAGCCCCAACCTCTCCTAGCCTCCTGCAGGAGGATGACTCAGGGCCCCTGTCCTCCCAACAGCAGGCCACCAGTTCAAGGGACAAGAAGCCCCTAAGCTCCCTCCACCTTTCACATAGGGCCCAGGTGGCCTTGGAGTACCTGCCTTTCTTCTGCACCTATGGGTACCTCCTGGCAGAGGAGGGGTTGGTCCTGCAGCCCGAGACACCGCTCCAGGAGGACTCAGAACTGCTCAGTGGGTTCTTCCCTTACTACCGCTCTGAGGAGGAGAGTTTGCCCAGCACGGCCCTTCCTGGCTGGTCACACAGGGGCTCCCAAGATGCGCCCACTGAGAAGGAGGCACAGGCTGGCTGCTTCTGCAGGACAACAGTCAGGAACGAATGCTCT GTCTCGGCAGAGTTCGCCCATGACAGTGATCAGGATGCCCCTCTCTCCAGGAACCATGGTCTTTATGCCTCAGGATTCGTGCATTACTACAGAACCCCTGAAGAGGGGCTACACACTAGCCTGGGGCCTCCTGCCTCTCCATCTGGGAGCTAGGGACCCTCAGGGGCTGCCCAGGGCTGGTGCAGTCATACCGCGGGGATGCTGGAGCTGGCTGCAGCAGAAGCCACTGGAGAGCAGGCCCCCAGCACCCACTGA